In Sphingomonas sp. G-3-2-10, a single window of DNA contains:
- a CDS encoding amidohydrolase produces MTIALLRPFRALANLLALVAILLAPAAQADALIDNVNGMTLDEKGQVVRFNGILFTRDGLVTQLLQRTDKRPKNPEWRIDMQGKVMLPGMIDAHGHVMGLGFQALRLDLSQTRSLDEALAKVAAYAEANPAKWILGYGWNQERWGLGGFPTAADLDKVVADRPVWLERVDGHASWANSRAMQLAGVTAASKDPTGGRIERDAKGNPSGVFVDAAANLVQKAVPNPTPREYNAAFLASQDLLLSMGVTASADMGTSVEDWLTYRRMADLGFLHMRIMSYAGGVDAALAVAGQGPTPWLYGDRLRMGGIKLYSDGALGSRGAWLKADYADAPGQKGLGFLSDDQLLNLISRGAMDDFQIAIHAIGDRANNQALNAIEVLSENFKGDRRWRIEHAQVVDPADLPRFGKLGVIASMQPVHQTSDRAMAEARLGPDRLAGAYAWRSMLRNGAKLAFGSDYPVESPNPFVGWAVAFTRQDADLQPFGGWRPEELVTREEAWAGFSIWAAYAGFAENKFGRLAPGMRADFIILDRDPLLASATELRGTQVLETWVGGERVWQRKTAGAPEKKNR; encoded by the coding sequence ATGACGATCGCACTCCTGCGGCCCTTCCGGGCTCTCGCCAATCTCCTCGCCCTTGTCGCGATCCTGCTGGCCCCCGCCGCGCAGGCCGACGCGCTGATCGACAATGTCAACGGCATGACGCTGGACGAGAAGGGACAGGTCGTCCGCTTCAACGGCATTCTGTTCACGCGCGACGGGCTGGTCACCCAGCTACTCCAGCGCACCGACAAGCGGCCGAAGAACCCCGAATGGCGGATCGACATGCAGGGCAAGGTGATGCTGCCCGGGATGATCGACGCGCATGGCCATGTCATGGGCCTCGGCTTCCAGGCGCTTCGCCTCGACCTGTCGCAGACCCGTTCGCTCGACGAAGCGCTGGCGAAGGTCGCCGCCTATGCCGAAGCGAACCCGGCCAAGTGGATCCTCGGCTATGGCTGGAATCAGGAGCGCTGGGGTCTCGGCGGCTTCCCGACCGCCGCCGATCTCGACAAGGTGGTCGCCGACCGCCCGGTGTGGCTCGAGCGGGTCGATGGCCATGCCAGCTGGGCGAACAGCCGCGCGATGCAGCTCGCCGGGGTTACCGCCGCCAGCAAGGATCCGACCGGCGGCCGGATCGAGCGCGACGCGAAGGGCAATCCGAGCGGGGTGTTCGTCGACGCCGCCGCAAACCTCGTCCAGAAGGCCGTGCCCAACCCCACGCCGCGCGAATATAATGCCGCCTTCCTCGCTTCGCAGGATCTGCTGCTCAGCATGGGCGTCACCGCCAGTGCGGACATGGGCACCAGCGTCGAGGATTGGCTGACCTATCGCCGGATGGCCGATCTCGGTTTCCTCCACATGCGGATCATGAGCTATGCCGGCGGGGTCGATGCCGCGCTGGCGGTGGCCGGGCAGGGGCCGACGCCGTGGCTCTATGGCGACCGGCTGCGCATGGGCGGGATCAAGCTCTATTCGGACGGCGCGCTCGGATCGCGCGGGGCATGGCTCAAGGCCGATTATGCCGATGCCCCGGGCCAGAAGGGCCTGGGCTTCCTGTCCGACGACCAGCTGCTCAACCTGATCAGCCGCGGCGCGATGGACGATTTCCAGATCGCGATCCATGCGATCGGCGACCGCGCCAACAATCAGGCGCTCAATGCGATCGAAGTGCTGTCGGAGAATTTCAAGGGCGACCGCCGCTGGCGGATCGAACATGCCCAGGTGGTCGATCCGGCGGACCTGCCGCGCTTCGGCAAGCTCGGGGTCATCGCGTCGATGCAGCCGGTCCACCAGACGTCGGATCGCGCGATGGCTGAAGCGCGACTGGGGCCGGACCGGCTCGCCGGCGCCTATGCGTGGCGTTCGATGCTCCGCAACGGCGCGAAGCTGGCCTTCGGCTCGGACTATCCGGTCGAGAGCCCCAATCCGTTCGTCGGCTGGGCCGTCGCCTTCACCCGGCAGGATGCCGATCTCCAGCCCTTCGGCGGCTGGCGTCCCGAGGAGCTGGTGACGCGTGAGGAGGCATGGGCCGGGTTCAGCATCTGGGCCGCCTATGCCGGGTTCGCCGAGAACAAGTTTGGCCGACTCGCACCGGGAATGCGCGCCGATTTCATCATCCTCGACCGCGATCCGCTGCTTGCCTCGGCCACCGAGCTGCGCGGGACGCAGGTGCTCGAGACCTGGGTTGGCGGCGAGCGCGTGTGGCAGCGCAAGACCGCTGGCGCGCCGGAGAAGAAGAACCGGTGA
- a CDS encoding arginyltransferase, translated as MTALSRFPRFFVTSPSPCPYLPGKQERKIFTELSGPHAGELNDALGRIGFRRSQSVAYRPSCAGCTACVSVRVVAGEFKPNASQRKLLKRHSDLEVTACKPWATEEQFDLLHKYLGARHPGGGMAAMDEGDYADMVEQSPVSSYVVEYREPTKNGHRGRLVGACITDQQADGLSMIYSFFLADDESRPGLGNYIIMDHIRRAQAAKLPYVYLGYWVKGSERMAYKTRYQPLEVLGPNGWAAFDEKEEVFAMPVPAKMPELV; from the coding sequence GTGACTGCACTTTCCCGTTTTCCGCGGTTCTTCGTGACGAGCCCGTCGCCGTGCCCGTATCTTCCGGGCAAGCAGGAGCGGAAGATCTTCACCGAGCTGAGCGGTCCGCATGCGGGCGAGCTCAACGACGCGCTGGGCCGGATCGGCTTCCGCCGCAGCCAGTCGGTCGCGTACCGCCCGAGCTGCGCGGGCTGCACCGCCTGCGTCTCGGTCCGCGTCGTCGCCGGAGAGTTCAAGCCCAACGCCAGCCAGCGCAAGTTGCTCAAGCGCCATAGCGACCTCGAAGTCACCGCGTGCAAGCCCTGGGCGACCGAGGAACAGTTCGACCTGCTCCACAAATATCTCGGCGCGCGCCATCCCGGCGGCGGCATGGCGGCGATGGACGAGGGCGATTATGCCGACATGGTCGAGCAGTCGCCGGTCAGCTCATACGTCGTCGAATATCGCGAACCGACGAAGAACGGTCATCGCGGCAGGCTGGTCGGCGCGTGCATCACCGATCAGCAGGCCGACGGCCTCTCGATGATCTACAGCTTCTTCCTGGCTGACGACGAGAGCCGCCCGGGTCTCGGCAACTATATCATCATGGACCATATCCGCCGCGCACAGGCGGCGAAGCTGCCCTATGTCTATCTCGGCTATTGGGTGAAGGGCAGCGAACGCATGGCCTACAAGACTCGCTACCAGCCGCTCGAAGTGCTCGGCCCCAATGGCTGGGCAGCGTTCGACGAGAAGGAAGAAGTCTTCGCGATGCCGGTGCCTGCGAAGATGCCCGAGCTGGTCTAA
- a CDS encoding thioredoxin family protein: protein MTRLRFWMMTVLLALIAIPAAAQKPGDGPHVRIELVAESDTPAPGSDVTLAFVSTPQPKWHAYWRNPGDAGIPPKATWTLPQDVTAGEIRYPVPERLLIVGLMNYVYEHPFATLVTLKIPASLAPGTALPVSVDLAYLVCTDEVCVPEKATLSTMLKVGDGTIAADRRAQFDKYRTALPRPLGSQATYQVANGSFRLGVPYPADAAVSDVYFFPITDGVVDYAAPQTVGRDGDRLVVETKAKGAGAGPIEGVLAVGKDLGFTIRAVPGAVAAAPAGSMAQGSADSIWLTALAAFGGAVLGGLLLNIMPCVFPILSLKALSLARANDAEGNPRGEALAYTAGVVLVCLALGGALLALRAGGATLGWAFQLQDPRVILLLLLLVTGIALNLAGLFEMLAPASLNRLAGRGTGGSFMTGALAAFIATPCTGPFMGVALGAALVLPWPAALAIFGGLGLGLALPFLLLGFVPALRRMLPKPGAWMETFRHILSIPMFLTAIALAWVLGKQIGVDGMTMGLLVVLGLSIVLWAIGRRQARGQGARFGWVMVLAITVAGVWLASRSPIQAQAAAQVPAGAEPFSEARLAELTAQGRPVFAYFTADWCVTCKVNEKAVIETEAVAKALADGKVAVLVGDWTNGDAALGRFIEKHNRAGVPLYLWYKPGQAEPQVLPQILTQSLMQDLASGK from the coding sequence ATGACGCGACTGCGTTTCTGGATGATGACTGTGCTGCTTGCGCTGATCGCGATTCCCGCGGCGGCGCAGAAGCCGGGCGACGGCCCGCATGTCCGAATCGAGCTTGTCGCCGAAAGCGATACGCCCGCGCCGGGGAGCGACGTCACCCTTGCCTTCGTCTCGACGCCCCAGCCCAAATGGCACGCCTATTGGCGCAATCCGGGCGACGCCGGCATCCCGCCCAAGGCGACATGGACGCTGCCGCAGGACGTGACGGCGGGCGAGATTCGCTATCCGGTGCCCGAGCGGCTGCTGATCGTCGGGCTGATGAACTATGTCTATGAGCATCCCTTCGCGACGCTCGTGACGCTGAAGATTCCCGCCAGCCTTGCGCCGGGCACCGCGCTGCCGGTCAGCGTCGATCTGGCCTATCTGGTATGCACCGACGAAGTTTGCGTGCCCGAAAAGGCGACGCTATCGACGATGCTCAAGGTCGGCGACGGCACCATCGCTGCCGATCGCCGCGCGCAGTTCGACAAATACCGCACCGCCTTGCCCAGGCCGCTCGGATCGCAGGCGACCTATCAGGTGGCGAACGGCAGCTTCCGTCTCGGCGTGCCGTATCCGGCGGACGCGGCGGTAAGCGACGTCTATTTCTTCCCGATCACCGATGGCGTGGTCGATTACGCCGCGCCGCAGACCGTCGGCCGCGACGGCGACCGGCTGGTGGTGGAAACCAAGGCGAAGGGCGCGGGCGCGGGACCGATCGAAGGCGTGCTGGCGGTCGGCAAGGATCTAGGCTTCACGATTCGGGCCGTGCCGGGCGCGGTCGCTGCCGCACCTGCCGGCAGCATGGCGCAGGGCTCGGCGGACAGCATCTGGCTGACCGCGCTTGCCGCGTTCGGAGGGGCGGTGCTGGGCGGGTTGCTGCTCAACATCATGCCGTGCGTGTTCCCGATCCTCAGCCTCAAGGCGCTGAGTCTGGCCAGGGCGAACGACGCGGAGGGCAATCCGCGCGGCGAGGCGCTGGCCTACACCGCGGGCGTAGTGCTGGTGTGCCTGGCGCTGGGCGGCGCGCTGCTCGCGTTGCGGGCGGGCGGCGCGACCTTGGGCTGGGCGTTCCAGTTGCAGGATCCTCGCGTGATCCTGCTGCTCCTGCTGCTCGTGACCGGGATCGCGCTCAACCTTGCCGGGCTGTTCGAGATGCTCGCTCCGGCCTCGCTGAACCGGCTGGCGGGGCGCGGGACGGGCGGATCGTTCATGACCGGCGCGCTGGCGGCGTTCATCGCGACGCCCTGCACCGGGCCGTTCATGGGCGTGGCGCTGGGCGCGGCGCTGGTGCTGCCCTGGCCGGCGGCGCTGGCGATCTTCGGCGGACTGGGGCTGGGCCTTGCGCTGCCGTTCCTGCTGCTGGGCTTCGTGCCCGCGCTGCGGCGGATGCTGCCGAAGCCTGGCGCGTGGATGGAGACGTTCCGCCACATCCTGTCGATCCCGATGTTCCTGACCGCAATTGCGCTCGCATGGGTGCTGGGCAAGCAGATCGGCGTCGACGGGATGACGATGGGGCTGCTCGTCGTGCTGGGCCTGTCAATCGTCCTGTGGGCGATCGGGCGGCGTCAGGCGCGTGGGCAGGGTGCTCGGTTCGGCTGGGTGATGGTGCTCGCGATTACCGTCGCGGGTGTCTGGCTGGCGTCGCGCAGCCCGATTCAGGCACAGGCGGCGGCGCAAGTGCCCGCCGGCGCCGAACCGTTCAGCGAAGCGCGGCTGGCCGAACTGACTGCGCAGGGCCGCCCGGTCTTCGCCTATTTCACCGCCGACTGGTGCGTCACGTGCAAGGTCAACGAGAAAGCAGTGATCGAGACCGAAGCAGTCGCCAAGGCGCTGGCCGATGGCAAGGTCGCGGTGCTGGTGGGCGACTGGACCAATGGCGACGCAGCGCTCGGCCGCTTCATCGAAAAGCATAACCGGGCAGGCGTGCCGCTCTATCTGTGGTACAAGCCCGGTCAGGCGGAGCCGCAGGTGCTGCCGCAGATCCTGACGCAATCGCTGATGCAGGATCTCGCTTCGGGCAAATGA
- a CDS encoding circularly permuted type 2 ATP-grasp protein, which produces MAANGAFDEIWGHGGPDAPRAEFAALSQWIADTPAAELHRRQQSAEATFRQLGITFAVYGDSDAAERIIPFDIVPRVFLPNEWARLSEGLVQRVQAINAFLEDIYGERRILKEGIIPEELIYLNDQFRPEVDGVRPPHGVWAHICGIDLVRTGADEFFVLEDNARTPSGVSYMLENREAMIRLCPELFRDFRVAPVDSYPDMLLQTMRSVAPGGGKAKPVCVVLTPGHFNSAYYEHSFIADTMGVELVEPVDLVVDDDVVYMQTIAGRVRVDVIYRRIDDDYLDPLAFRPDSMLGVPGLIAAYRAGNVAIINAPGNGIADDKAIYSYMPEIVRFYSGGDVKLPNVETYRCREPQALKYVLDNLGKLVVKLVDGSGGYGMLVGPTATKAQIEEFRAALVAEPHRYIAQPTLALSTVPTMVESGLAPRHVDFRPFVLTGSDGVRVVPGGLTRVALREGSLVVNSSQGGGTKDSFVLLDDGPGQSQEQGA; this is translated from the coding sequence ATGGCGGCAAACGGGGCGTTCGATGAAATCTGGGGTCATGGCGGGCCCGATGCGCCGCGCGCGGAATTCGCGGCGCTCTCGCAATGGATCGCCGACACCCCCGCCGCCGAACTGCATCGCCGCCAGCAATCCGCCGAAGCCACGTTCCGCCAGCTCGGCATCACCTTCGCCGTCTATGGCGACAGCGATGCGGCCGAGCGCATCATCCCGTTCGACATTGTCCCGCGCGTGTTCCTACCCAATGAATGGGCGCGGCTGAGCGAGGGCCTCGTCCAGCGGGTACAGGCGATCAACGCATTCCTCGAGGACATCTACGGCGAGCGCCGGATCCTGAAGGAAGGGATCATTCCCGAGGAACTGATCTATCTCAACGACCAGTTCCGCCCCGAAGTGGACGGCGTCCGCCCGCCGCATGGCGTGTGGGCGCATATCTGCGGGATCGATCTGGTGCGTACCGGCGCGGACGAGTTCTTCGTGCTGGAGGACAATGCCCGCACGCCCTCCGGCGTGTCGTACATGCTCGAAAACCGCGAAGCGATGATCCGGTTGTGTCCCGAGCTGTTCCGCGATTTTCGCGTGGCGCCGGTGGACAGCTATCCCGACATGCTACTCCAGACGATGCGTTCGGTCGCGCCGGGCGGGGGCAAGGCCAAGCCGGTGTGCGTGGTGCTGACGCCGGGGCATTTCAATTCGGCCTATTACGAGCACAGCTTCATTGCCGACACGATGGGCGTCGAGCTGGTCGAGCCGGTCGATCTCGTGGTCGATGACGATGTCGTCTATATGCAGACCATCGCGGGGCGGGTCCGCGTCGACGTGATCTATCGGCGGATCGACGACGATTATCTCGATCCGCTGGCGTTCCGCCCGGATTCGATGCTCGGCGTCCCCGGTCTGATCGCGGCGTACCGCGCAGGCAACGTCGCGATCATCAACGCGCCGGGCAACGGCATCGCCGACGACAAGGCGATCTACAGCTACATGCCCGAGATCGTGCGTTTCTATTCGGGCGGCGACGTGAAGCTGCCCAATGTCGAGACCTATCGCTGCCGCGAGCCGCAGGCGCTGAAATACGTCCTCGACAATCTGGGCAAGCTGGTCGTGAAGCTGGTCGACGGATCGGGCGGCTATGGAATGCTCGTCGGCCCCACCGCGACCAAGGCGCAGATCGAGGAATTCCGCGCCGCGCTGGTCGCCGAGCCGCATCGCTATATCGCCCAGCCGACCCTCGCGCTTTCTACCGTCCCGACGATGGTCGAAAGCGGCCTCGCCCCGCGCCATGTCGATTTCCGGCCCTTCGTGCTGACCGGCAGCGACGGCGTCCGCGTGGTGCCGGGCGGGCTGACGCGCGTCGCGCTGCGCGAAGGCTCGCTGGTGGTGAATTCCAGCCAGGGCGGCGGCACCAAGGACAGTTTCGTACTGCTCGACGACGGGCCCGGCCAGTCGCAGGAGCAGGGCGCATGA
- a CDS encoding redoxin domain-containing protein, with protein MSKWILTGAAAAAAFLTGASAPLAEPAIGAPATNFKARDANGNIVELAGFRGKTVVLEWHNPRCPFVKKHYNSGNMQKTQAAAAAQGVVWLTINSGAEGQQGHMKGPEALQFVSGAKAKPAAYLLDPAGLVGKAYGAKTTPHMYIISPAGKLVYRGGIDDKPTADTADIASARNHVSAALAEIRAGKPVSVAETRPYGCSVKYAG; from the coding sequence ATGAGCAAGTGGATCTTGACCGGCGCCGCCGCGGCGGCCGCGTTCCTCACCGGCGCCAGCGCGCCGCTGGCCGAACCGGCGATCGGCGCTCCCGCCACGAACTTCAAGGCGCGCGACGCGAACGGCAACATCGTCGAACTCGCCGGCTTTCGCGGCAAGACGGTCGTGCTCGAATGGCACAACCCCCGCTGCCCCTTCGTGAAGAAGCACTACAACAGCGGCAATATGCAGAAGACCCAGGCCGCGGCGGCGGCTCAGGGCGTGGTGTGGCTGACGATCAATTCGGGCGCCGAGGGTCAACAGGGCCATATGAAGGGACCCGAGGCGCTCCAGTTCGTGTCCGGTGCGAAGGCGAAGCCGGCCGCCTATCTGCTCGATCCGGCGGGCCTGGTCGGCAAGGCCTATGGCGCGAAGACCACGCCGCACATGTATATCATCAGCCCGGCGGGCAAGCTCGTCTATCGCGGCGGGATCGACGACAAGCCGACGGCGGATACCGCCGACATCGCTTCGGCCCGCAACCATGTCAGCGCCGCGCTGGCTGAAATCCGCGCGGGCAAACCGGTCTCGGTCGCAGAAACACGGCCCTATGGGTGCTCGGTGAAATACGCTGGCTGA
- a CDS encoding alpha-E domain-containing protein: MLSRTASALYWLGRYLERADFLARLVEATIRLDALSARPAGEAAWQSALTVSYTDEAFALTGHNTTQAHVAKFLTLDASHPGSIIRCLDMARMNARAVRTALTREAWTAINRAWLIFQSRTSPGGATQTLNMVEAVKAEMRGFEGSIHRMMRNEATLLIQLGAAVERADNTARLLDVKYHILLPAGEEVGGAVDRDQWTTILQTVSAVNAYRWLYSDGLKTVNVIDLLISRPELPRSLAACVEEGVDLLSQLAKRTGLQGEADRMARARMQRMQKTRTAEVIVSGLHEYLEAFIAENELLDRAIARQFRFI, translated from the coding sequence ATGCTCTCGCGCACCGCGTCGGCGCTGTACTGGCTCGGCCGCTATCTCGAGCGCGCGGATTTCCTCGCGCGTCTCGTCGAAGCGACGATCCGCCTCGATGCGCTGTCGGCTCGCCCCGCAGGTGAAGCGGCGTGGCAGAGCGCGCTGACGGTGAGCTATACCGACGAAGCCTTTGCGCTGACCGGCCACAATACGACGCAGGCGCATGTCGCCAAGTTCCTGACGCTCGACGCCAGCCATCCTGGTTCGATCATCCGCTGCCTCGACATGGCGCGGATGAACGCCCGTGCCGTGCGCACCGCGCTGACTCGCGAGGCGTGGACCGCGATCAACCGCGCCTGGCTGATCTTCCAGAGCCGGACCTCGCCCGGCGGCGCGACCCAGACGCTCAACATGGTCGAGGCGGTCAAGGCCGAGATGCGCGGCTTCGAAGGCTCGATCCACCGGATGATGCGCAACGAAGCGACGCTGCTGATCCAGCTCGGCGCCGCGGTCGAGCGCGCCGACAACACCGCGCGGCTGCTCGACGTGAAGTATCACATCCTGCTGCCCGCGGGCGAAGAGGTGGGGGGCGCGGTCGATCGCGATCAGTGGACCACGATCCTCCAGACCGTGTCGGCGGTGAACGCCTATCGCTGGCTCTACAGCGACGGGCTGAAGACCGTGAACGTCATCGACCTGCTGATCAGCCGCCCCGAACTTCCGCGCAGCCTTGCTGCCTGCGTCGAGGAAGGAGTGGACCTGCTCAGCCAGCTCGCCAAGCGCACCGGGTTGCAGGGCGAGGCGGACCGCATGGCCCGCGCGCGGATGCAACGCATGCAGAAGACGCGGACCGCCGAAGTGATCGTTAGCGGGCTGCACGAATATCTCGAGGCCTTCATCGCCGAGAACGAGTTGCTCGACCGGGCGATCGCCCGGCAGTTCAGGTTCATCTGA
- a CDS encoding transglutaminase family protein, translated as MRIAIDHRTHYRFSEPQARIVQMLRLTPCDTEAQTVVNWHIGVDIDARLRNSFDGYGNAVTMLYAEGPIEALDVTVTGEVLTLEATGVVRGSAEPLHAMLFRRSTPRTQPSVLLAEFADDLGGGDAIARLHALNTALHVRFPCTPDRPDTGISAAEAFAGKTATSRDVAQMFIAASRHIGAPARYVSGYRNDGEAHSAPHAWAEAHVEGLGWVGFDPATGLSPDESYVRVAVGLDATAAASIAGTRVGQGEEELDVDLHVDRLGGEE; from the coding sequence ATGCGCATCGCGATCGATCACCGCACACACTACCGGTTCAGCGAGCCGCAGGCGCGCATCGTTCAGATGCTCCGCCTCACGCCCTGCGACACCGAGGCACAGACCGTGGTGAACTGGCATATCGGCGTGGATATCGATGCGCGGCTGCGCAACTCGTTCGACGGATACGGCAATGCCGTGACCATGCTCTATGCCGAGGGGCCGATCGAGGCGCTCGACGTGACGGTGACCGGCGAAGTGCTGACGCTTGAGGCGACGGGGGTGGTGCGCGGCAGCGCCGAGCCGCTTCACGCGATGCTGTTCCGCCGCTCGACTCCACGGACGCAGCCGAGCGTGTTGCTCGCCGAGTTCGCGGACGATCTGGGCGGCGGCGACGCGATTGCGCGGCTCCATGCGCTCAACACCGCGCTGCATGTGCGCTTTCCCTGCACGCCGGACCGGCCCGATACCGGGATCAGCGCGGCCGAGGCCTTTGCTGGCAAGACCGCGACGTCGCGCGACGTCGCGCAGATGTTCATCGCCGCCTCGCGCCATATCGGCGCGCCGGCGCGCTACGTCTCGGGCTATCGCAACGACGGCGAAGCGCACAGCGCACCCCATGCCTGGGCCGAGGCGCATGTGGAGGGACTGGGCTGGGTCGGCTTCGATCCGGCGACGGGACTGTCGCCCGACGAAAGCTATGTCCGCGTCGCGGTCGGACTGGATGCGACCGCCGCCGCATCGATCGCGGGTACGCGCGTGGGGCAGGGCGAGGAAGAGCTCGACGTCGATCTGCACGTCGACCGGCTGGGCGGCGAGGAATGA
- a CDS encoding threonine ammonia-lyase — protein MATKTEPTETLPVTIDDVRAARMRIADSIVATPTLVSRTLSELTGATVYLKFENLQFTAAYKERGALNTLLQLPANTPGVIAASAGNHAQGLAYHAKRLGIPATIVMPRNTPIVKVTQTEGHGATVVLEGETFDAAYAHARKLEGEQGLTFVHPFDDARIIAGQGTVALEMLEAVPELDTLVVPIGGGGLISGMSAVARAQDKPIQVIGVQAELYPSMYNRVHGTEMPCAGDTLAEGIAVKEPGGITSTMVSALVDDIVLVSERRLEEAVSLLLQIEKTVVEGAGAAGLAALLAEPGRFKGKTVGIVLCGGNIDPRLLAYVLLRDLARSGRMARLRIRLQDRPGALYKVAQIFDQLSVNILELSHQRIFTNLPAKGLSLDVECETRDRDHLDRLMTALRRAQYEVQLVELA, from the coding sequence ATGGCTACCAAGACCGAACCCACCGAAACCCTGCCCGTAACCATCGACGACGTCCGCGCGGCGCGGATGCGGATTGCGGATTCGATCGTGGCGACGCCGACTCTGGTCAGCCGCACGCTGTCGGAACTGACCGGCGCGACCGTCTATCTCAAGTTCGAGAACCTCCAGTTCACCGCAGCGTACAAGGAACGCGGCGCGCTGAACACGCTGCTTCAGCTGCCGGCGAACACGCCCGGCGTGATCGCGGCATCGGCGGGCAATCATGCGCAGGGCCTCGCCTATCACGCCAAGCGGCTGGGCATCCCGGCGACGATCGTGATGCCGCGCAACACCCCGATCGTGAAGGTGACCCAGACCGAAGGTCATGGCGCGACGGTGGTGCTGGAAGGCGAAACGTTCGACGCGGCCTATGCCCATGCCCGCAAGCTGGAAGGCGAACAGGGTCTCACCTTCGTCCATCCGTTCGACGATGCGCGGATCATCGCCGGCCAGGGCACGGTGGCGCTCGAGATGCTGGAAGCAGTGCCCGAGCTCGATACGCTGGTGGTGCCGATCGGCGGCGGCGGCCTGATCTCGGGCATGTCGGCGGTGGCGCGCGCTCAGGACAAGCCGATCCAGGTGATCGGCGTGCAGGCCGAGCTCTATCCGTCGATGTACAACCGCGTGCACGGCACCGAAATGCCGTGCGCTGGCGACACACTGGCCGAGGGCATCGCGGTGAAGGAGCCCGGCGGGATCACCTCGACGATGGTGTCGGCGCTGGTCGACGACATCGTTCTCGTCAGCGAGCGGCGGCTGGAGGAAGCGGTGAGCCTGCTGCTCCAGATCGAAAAGACCGTGGTCGAGGGCGCCGGCGCGGCCGGTCTCGCCGCGCTGCTGGCCGAGCCGGGCCGCTTCAAGGGCAAGACGGTGGGCATCGTGCTGTGCGGCGGCAATATCGATCCCCGCCTGCTCGCTTATGTGTTGCTGCGCGATCTGGCCCGTTCGGGCCGGATGGCGCGCCTGCGCATCCGCCTGCAGGACCGGCCGGGCGCGCTCTACAAGGTGGCGCAGATCTTCGATCAGCTTTCGGTCAACATCCTCGAACTGTCGCATCAGCGCATCTTCACGAACCTGCCGGCCAAGGGCCTGAGCCTGGACGTGGAATGCGAAACCCGCGACCGCGACCATCTCGACCGGCTGATGACCGCGCTGCGCCGCGCACAATATGAGGTGCAGCTGGTCGAACTGGCCTGA